From Clarias gariepinus isolate MV-2021 ecotype Netherlands chromosome 2, CGAR_prim_01v2, whole genome shotgun sequence, one genomic window encodes:
- the pkp3a gene encoding plakophilin-3a isoform X2, which yields MPNSSNVSTYAVPPETQLPHGGGAAYSDEAARAKRVQQQVAMRLAEKSTLPRRTTSTSASSSQYATISSAQYPSSEYSGSATMMKYQTYNPSFSSKSYMYASTARPVMANRASQHSSSGYSSRSAMDFGTRAQMSRGAAGGMMYSQDDMGGMAGMGTMRGGYQGSHAQQYQMSTTMRSMGRGDPDPEIASLHSLRLQSQPQQINNWITRNGSEGSLGSDQDATYSRQEAGYNVSNGYAATFSHPYSSVTVNDYTSGARQTSATLPFIRRSLSGNLAGNGGAGMNLEEEAYARQSYKGPSQRTINRITQNRQNRYAVSAGNMQTSSSSAFVMGANGSQGNLTMRQGRISRAPSMRSMISVGKGKDVYDGMDMTGSMGNLSGLGSLDMSTALLHLESDDKDQQALGAAYIQHECYHNNEAKRMVNQMRGIPLLVQLFTSESQRVQQYATGATRNLIYENMENKVTLIEAGGIPKLMEALKEPDDEIQKNITGILWNLSSKDNLKEKLAREILPKLTEDILLPLSGAGDREIIEHNDAEADIFCNTTGCLRNLSSINKDTRKLMRETPGLIDALVGYLQKSTEDEIRIEQKGVENSICVLRNLSFQLYDEIPPSVALRLEGNRNLIPSRGEAIGCFTPQSKKAKDSQNQDLSTFAEVARVPKGCEWLWHPKVVSLYNNVLSRCFTNPITREAASGALQNITAGDKRWPSILSRVALEQERMLPTILDKLKTTNDSELRSLTGFLRNLSRHARDKNSLAPKVVSNLVEILPNDGMEKSPSPDVVVNICGALNNLVSSAEIAARDICYFDGLPKLVGIKGSHDNSPYKLKQARGAATVLCNMYQYKKLHKEYKKKGFQKQDFSEAIMH from the exons ATG CCAAACAGCTCCAACGTGAGCACGTACGCCGTGCCGCCGGAGACGCAGCTCCCTCACGGCGGCGGCGCCGCGTACTCGGACGAAGCGGCGCGAGCCAAGCGCGTCCAGCAGCAGGTGGCCATGAGACTAGCCGAGAAGTCCACGCTGCCCCGGCGGACCACCTCCACCTCTGCCAGTTCCTCGCAGTACGCCACCATCTCCTCCGCGCAGTATCCCAGCTCag AGTACAGTGGTTCTGCCACAATGATGAAGTACCAGACCTACAATCCAAGTTTCAGCTCAAAATCCTATATGTACGCCTCAACCGCCAGACCAGTAATG GCCAACCGTGCTTCTCAGCACTCCAGCAGTGGCTACTCATCTCGCTCAGCCATGGATTTTGGCACAAGAGCTCAGATGAGTCGAGGAGCTGCTGGAGGAATGATGTACAGCCAAGATGACATGGGTGGTATGGCAGGGATGGGTACTATGAGGGGTGGCTACCAAGGCAGCCATGCTCAGCAGTATCAGATGAGCACAACAATGCGCTCCATGGGCCGTGGGGATCCTGACCCAGAGATTGCGTCGCTACACTCACTGCGCCTGCAGTCACAGCCTCAGCAGATTAACAATTGGATAACACGAAATGGCAGCGAGGGAAGCTTGGGATCAGACCAGGATGCCACCTATTCACGGCAGGAGGCTGGTTATAATGTAAGCAATGGTTATGCAGCCACGTTTTCACACCCATACTCCTCTGTCACAGTCAATGATTACACTTCTGGAGCAAGACAGACTTCAGCAACTTTGCCGTTTATAAGACGTTCCCTCAGCGGAAATCTGGCTGGTAACGGAGGCGCTGGAATGAACTTGGAGGAGGAGGCTTATGCACGTCAATCTTACAAAGGCCCCTCGCAGCGCACCATCAACAGGATTACCCAGAACCGTCAGAATCGCTATGCTGTGTCAGCAGGGAATATGCAGACAAGTAGCAGCTCAGCCTTTGTGATGGGTGCAAATGGCTCCCAGGGTAACCTGACTATGAGGCAAGGAAGGATATCTCGTGCTCCCTCCATGAGGAGTATGatcagtgtggggaaagggaagGATGTGTATGATGGCATGGATATGACAGGCAGCATGGGCAACCTGAGcgg ACTGGGTTCTCTGGACATGTCAACTGCCCTACTCCACCTTGAATCAGATGACAAAGATCAACAGGCACTTGGAGCCGCTTACATCCAGCATGAGTGCTACCACAATAATGAGGCCAAAAGGATG GTGAACCAGATGCGTGGTATACCTTTACTGGTTCAACTGTTTACCAGTGAATCTCAAAGGGTGCAACAATATGCCACAGGAGCAaccagaaacctcatctacgAAAACATGGAAAACAAGGTGACTCTCATTGAAGCTGGAGGAATCCCTAAGCTTATGGAAGCCCTGAAAGAACCAGATGATGAAATACAGAAGAACATTACTg GAATTCTATGGAATCTCTCCTCTAAAGACAACCTGAAAGAGAAGCTGGCAAGAGAAATACTTCCAAAGCTGACAGAGGACATACTGTTGCCTCTCTCAGGAGCGGGAGACAGAGAGATAATTGAGCACAATGATGCAGAGGCAGATATCTTCTGCAATACTACCGGATGCCTCAG AAACCTAAGTTCGATAAACAAAGACACACGAAAGCTGATGAGGGAGACTCCTGGACTAATAGATGCCCTGGTAGGCTACCTTCAGAAATCAACTGAAGATGAGATAAGAATAGAGCAAAAG GGAGTGGAGAACTCTATTTGTGTGCTGAGGAACTTGTCCTTTCAGCTGTATGATGAGATTCCCCCATCAGTCGCGTTGCGCTTGGAGGGCAATCGAAATCTGATTCCTTCTCGAGGAGAGGCTATTGGCTGCTTCACTCCTCAGAGCAAGAAAGCAAAAGAT AGTCAGAATCAGGATCTGTCTACGTTTGCCGAGGTGGCCCGGGTGCCTAAGGGATGTGAGTGGCTGTGGCACCCTAAGGTCGTCAGCTTGTATAATAATGTCCTTTCACGCTGTTTTACAAACCCCATCACACGAGAGGCTGCATCGGGAGCTCTGCAGAACATTACTGCCGGAGACAAAAGG TGGCCATCCATCCTAAGTCGTGTTGCCTTAGAACAGGAACGTATGTTGCCTACAATTCTGGATAAACTCAAGACAACCAATGATTCAGAACTGCGTTCTCTTACTGGCTTCCTCAGGAACCTATCCCGTCACGCCCGGGACAAAAACAGTCTGG ctccTAAGGTGGTGTCAAACTTAGTGGAGATATTACCAAATGATGGCATGGAAAAGAGCCCTTCTCCTGATGTGGTTGTAAACATCTGTGGCGCACTTAACAATCTTGTAAGCTCTGCTGAGATCGCTGCCCGGGACATATGCTACTTTGATGGACTGCCCAAACTAGTGGGCATCAAGGGTTCTCATGATAACAG TCCATACAAACTGAAGCAAGCCAGAGGAGCAGCTACAGTCCTTTGTAACATGTACCAATATAAAAAACTtcacaaagaatacaaaaag aaaGGATTCCAGAAACAAGATTTTTCAGAGGCAATCATGCATTAA
- the pkp3a gene encoding plakophilin-3a isoform X1, which yields MSLASEGVFLSALQPNSSNVSTYAVPPETQLPHGGGAAYSDEAARAKRVQQQVAMRLAEKSTLPRRTTSTSASSSQYATISSAQYPSSEYSGSATMMKYQTYNPSFSSKSYMYASTARPVMANRASQHSSSGYSSRSAMDFGTRAQMSRGAAGGMMYSQDDMGGMAGMGTMRGGYQGSHAQQYQMSTTMRSMGRGDPDPEIASLHSLRLQSQPQQINNWITRNGSEGSLGSDQDATYSRQEAGYNVSNGYAATFSHPYSSVTVNDYTSGARQTSATLPFIRRSLSGNLAGNGGAGMNLEEEAYARQSYKGPSQRTINRITQNRQNRYAVSAGNMQTSSSSAFVMGANGSQGNLTMRQGRISRAPSMRSMISVGKGKDVYDGMDMTGSMGNLSGLGSLDMSTALLHLESDDKDQQALGAAYIQHECYHNNEAKRMVNQMRGIPLLVQLFTSESQRVQQYATGATRNLIYENMENKVTLIEAGGIPKLMEALKEPDDEIQKNITGILWNLSSKDNLKEKLAREILPKLTEDILLPLSGAGDREIIEHNDAEADIFCNTTGCLRNLSSINKDTRKLMRETPGLIDALVGYLQKSTEDEIRIEQKGVENSICVLRNLSFQLYDEIPPSVALRLEGNRNLIPSRGEAIGCFTPQSKKAKDSQNQDLSTFAEVARVPKGCEWLWHPKVVSLYNNVLSRCFTNPITREAASGALQNITAGDKRWPSILSRVALEQERMLPTILDKLKTTNDSELRSLTGFLRNLSRHARDKNSLAPKVVSNLVEILPNDGMEKSPSPDVVVNICGALNNLVSSAEIAARDICYFDGLPKLVGIKGSHDNSPYKLKQARGAATVLCNMYQYKKLHKEYKKKGFQKQDFSEAIMH from the exons ATGAGCTTGGCGTCTGAGGGTGTCTTTCTCTCGGCTCTACAGCCAAACAGCTCCAACGTGAGCACGTACGCCGTGCCGCCGGAGACGCAGCTCCCTCACGGCGGCGGCGCCGCGTACTCGGACGAAGCGGCGCGAGCCAAGCGCGTCCAGCAGCAGGTGGCCATGAGACTAGCCGAGAAGTCCACGCTGCCCCGGCGGACCACCTCCACCTCTGCCAGTTCCTCGCAGTACGCCACCATCTCCTCCGCGCAGTATCCCAGCTCag AGTACAGTGGTTCTGCCACAATGATGAAGTACCAGACCTACAATCCAAGTTTCAGCTCAAAATCCTATATGTACGCCTCAACCGCCAGACCAGTAATG GCCAACCGTGCTTCTCAGCACTCCAGCAGTGGCTACTCATCTCGCTCAGCCATGGATTTTGGCACAAGAGCTCAGATGAGTCGAGGAGCTGCTGGAGGAATGATGTACAGCCAAGATGACATGGGTGGTATGGCAGGGATGGGTACTATGAGGGGTGGCTACCAAGGCAGCCATGCTCAGCAGTATCAGATGAGCACAACAATGCGCTCCATGGGCCGTGGGGATCCTGACCCAGAGATTGCGTCGCTACACTCACTGCGCCTGCAGTCACAGCCTCAGCAGATTAACAATTGGATAACACGAAATGGCAGCGAGGGAAGCTTGGGATCAGACCAGGATGCCACCTATTCACGGCAGGAGGCTGGTTATAATGTAAGCAATGGTTATGCAGCCACGTTTTCACACCCATACTCCTCTGTCACAGTCAATGATTACACTTCTGGAGCAAGACAGACTTCAGCAACTTTGCCGTTTATAAGACGTTCCCTCAGCGGAAATCTGGCTGGTAACGGAGGCGCTGGAATGAACTTGGAGGAGGAGGCTTATGCACGTCAATCTTACAAAGGCCCCTCGCAGCGCACCATCAACAGGATTACCCAGAACCGTCAGAATCGCTATGCTGTGTCAGCAGGGAATATGCAGACAAGTAGCAGCTCAGCCTTTGTGATGGGTGCAAATGGCTCCCAGGGTAACCTGACTATGAGGCAAGGAAGGATATCTCGTGCTCCCTCCATGAGGAGTATGatcagtgtggggaaagggaagGATGTGTATGATGGCATGGATATGACAGGCAGCATGGGCAACCTGAGcgg ACTGGGTTCTCTGGACATGTCAACTGCCCTACTCCACCTTGAATCAGATGACAAAGATCAACAGGCACTTGGAGCCGCTTACATCCAGCATGAGTGCTACCACAATAATGAGGCCAAAAGGATG GTGAACCAGATGCGTGGTATACCTTTACTGGTTCAACTGTTTACCAGTGAATCTCAAAGGGTGCAACAATATGCCACAGGAGCAaccagaaacctcatctacgAAAACATGGAAAACAAGGTGACTCTCATTGAAGCTGGAGGAATCCCTAAGCTTATGGAAGCCCTGAAAGAACCAGATGATGAAATACAGAAGAACATTACTg GAATTCTATGGAATCTCTCCTCTAAAGACAACCTGAAAGAGAAGCTGGCAAGAGAAATACTTCCAAAGCTGACAGAGGACATACTGTTGCCTCTCTCAGGAGCGGGAGACAGAGAGATAATTGAGCACAATGATGCAGAGGCAGATATCTTCTGCAATACTACCGGATGCCTCAG AAACCTAAGTTCGATAAACAAAGACACACGAAAGCTGATGAGGGAGACTCCTGGACTAATAGATGCCCTGGTAGGCTACCTTCAGAAATCAACTGAAGATGAGATAAGAATAGAGCAAAAG GGAGTGGAGAACTCTATTTGTGTGCTGAGGAACTTGTCCTTTCAGCTGTATGATGAGATTCCCCCATCAGTCGCGTTGCGCTTGGAGGGCAATCGAAATCTGATTCCTTCTCGAGGAGAGGCTATTGGCTGCTTCACTCCTCAGAGCAAGAAAGCAAAAGAT AGTCAGAATCAGGATCTGTCTACGTTTGCCGAGGTGGCCCGGGTGCCTAAGGGATGTGAGTGGCTGTGGCACCCTAAGGTCGTCAGCTTGTATAATAATGTCCTTTCACGCTGTTTTACAAACCCCATCACACGAGAGGCTGCATCGGGAGCTCTGCAGAACATTACTGCCGGAGACAAAAGG TGGCCATCCATCCTAAGTCGTGTTGCCTTAGAACAGGAACGTATGTTGCCTACAATTCTGGATAAACTCAAGACAACCAATGATTCAGAACTGCGTTCTCTTACTGGCTTCCTCAGGAACCTATCCCGTCACGCCCGGGACAAAAACAGTCTGG ctccTAAGGTGGTGTCAAACTTAGTGGAGATATTACCAAATGATGGCATGGAAAAGAGCCCTTCTCCTGATGTGGTTGTAAACATCTGTGGCGCACTTAACAATCTTGTAAGCTCTGCTGAGATCGCTGCCCGGGACATATGCTACTTTGATGGACTGCCCAAACTAGTGGGCATCAAGGGTTCTCATGATAACAG TCCATACAAACTGAAGCAAGCCAGAGGAGCAGCTACAGTCCTTTGTAACATGTACCAATATAAAAAACTtcacaaagaatacaaaaag aaaGGATTCCAGAAACAAGATTTTTCAGAGGCAATCATGCATTAA
- the hexa gene encoding LOW QUALITY PROTEIN: beta-hexosaminidase subunit alpha (The sequence of the model RefSeq protein was modified relative to this genomic sequence to represent the inferred CDS: deleted 1 base in 1 codon; substituted 5 bases at 5 genomic stop codons), which yields MSFRKDESSIIYIFPFPDNVSVLTGDAVLRAXLVWGFLRGLESFSQLVYQDYNLYYVNKTEIEDFPQFPFRGLLLNTKALFTSTVNAILKTLXRLACKIDIHWHIVDDPSFPYKSHSYPDLSNKGAFHSVTHVYMQSDVRRVIVRARSRGIRVVPEFDSPGHTESWGXGQPDLLTPCYRRIVPTGTFGSINPMLRSNYQFMSSLLKEVTSVFPDSFVHLGGDDVDIKCWKSNSSVQAFIGKTGFGDDXTKLESYMESIMNIKAAFNKTSIVXQAVFDYHKQRRAQYVVEVWKRRCYLYKMKVILGAPIYLDLPGLTHDWARFYNVHPLL from the exons ATGAGCTTTAGAAAAGATGAGAGCAG cattatttatatttttccttttccgGATAATGTGAGTGTGCTGACAGGTGACGCTGTGCTAAGAGCATAGTTAGTGTGGGGATTCCTGAGAG gTTTGGAGTCCTTTAGTCAGCTGGTATACCAAGATTATAACTTA TATTATGTAAATAAGACAGAAATTGAAGACTTCCCACAGTTTCCATTTAGAGGGCTTTTGCTAAACACTAAGGCATTATTTACCAGTACAGTAAATGCTATATTGAAGACTCtg TAACGACTGGCATGTAAAATCGACATTCACTGGCACATTGTGGATGATCCTTCTTTTCCTTACAAAAGCCACAGTTATCCTGATTTAAGCAATAAG GGAGCCTTTCACTCTGTGACTCACGTTTACATGCAGTCAGATGTGAGGAGGGTGATCGTTCGCGCAAGGTCCCGAGGAATCAGGGTGGTGCCAGAGTTTGATTCCCCAGGACACACTGAATCATGGGGTTAAG GGCAGCCAGACCTGCTGACGCCCTGTTACAGAAGAATTGTTCCCACTGGGACATTTGGCTCGATCAACCCAATGTTGAGATCCAATTACCAGTTCATGAGTAGCCTCTTGAAAGAGGTAACCTCTGTATTTCCTGACTCTTTTGTTCATCTTGGAGGCGATGATGTTGACATTAAATGCTG GAAATCAAATTCTAGTGTGCAGGCATTTATAGGAAAAACGGGCTTTGGAGATGATTAAACCAAACTAGAGTCTTACATGGAAAG TATTATGAACATCAAAGCC GCTTTTAACAAGACCTCCATCGTTTGACAGGCTGTTTTCGATTATCACAAGCAG AGAAGGGCCCAATATGTGGTGGAGGTGTGGAAAAGAAGATGCTACTTGTATAAGATGAAGGTCATTTTGGGGGCACCAATCTATCTGGACCTGCCAGGACTCACACACGACTGGGCTCGGTTCTACAATGTGCATCCTCTCCTTTAG